The following are encoded in a window of Scophthalmus maximus strain ysfricsl-2021 chromosome 6, ASM2237912v1, whole genome shotgun sequence genomic DNA:
- the LOC118309481 gene encoding potassium channel subfamily K member 15-like has product MDGARGGCCRVLRAPPSRGGGALPPARLRSVRTLEWRMKTHTIRTLSLILSIVFYLLVGAAVFDALESESEGARRRALEQKLNALKRKYGFTEDDYRQVERVVLLAEPHRAGTQWKFAGSFYFAVTVITTIGYGHVAPRTDAGKAFCMFYAVLGIPLTLVMFQSLGERINTFVRYLLRRSKQGLGLRKVDVSMGNMVLVGLLSCMSTLCIGAAAFSHFEDWTFFNACYYCFITLTTIGFGDFVALQKNNALQRRSPYVAFSFMYILVGLTVIGAFLNLVVLRFLTVSSDQPDVRPEAAREEQAPQPKDTREDREVSDAEAGTAGVRYEDGKDGRSSRCNLSLPMEGGTSCMSLLPTPTEDRGPLSSEQREHSKLPEPSRLGALISCLCCGLDVHDSPPPSHCDQERGHSNPVFYNSISYRVDRASCSSSTASSQASPSSVALCLGKINPHTRRKSF; this is encoded by the exons ATGGATGGAGCCCGAGGAGGATGCTGCCGTGTCCTCCGTGCGCCCCCgagccgcggcggcggcgccctCCCGCCCGCGCGCCTCCGCTCCGTGCGCACCTTGGAGTGGAGGATGAAGACGCACACCATCAGGaccctctccctcatcctctccatcGTCTTCTACCTGCTCGTGGGCGCCGCCGTCTTCGACGCGCTGGAGTCGGAGAGCGAGGGTGCGAGGAGAAGGGCCCTGGAGCAGAAGCTGAACGCGCTGAAGAGAAAGTACGGCTTCACCGAGGACGACTACAGGCAGGTGGAGAGGGTGGTGCTGCTGGCGGAGCCGCACCGCGCCGGGACGCAGTGGAAGTTCGCCggctctttttattttgctgtcacTGTTATCACCACGATTG GTTATGGCCACGTTGCTCCCCGAACTGATGCTGGCAAGGCCTTCTGTATGTTTTACGCAGTCTTGGGCATTCCTCTGACGCTGGTCATGTTCCAGAGCCTGGGCGAGAGGATCAACACATTTGTCCGCTACCTCCTGCGTAGGTCCAAGCAGGGCCTGGGCCTGCGGAAGGTGGACGTGTCCATGGGGAATATGGTCCTGGTGGGTCTGCTGTCCTGCATGAGCACCCTGTGTATCGGAGCCGCGGCATTCTCCCATTTTGAGGACTGGACCTTCTTCAATGCCTGCTACTACTGCTTCATCACGCTCACCACCATCGGCTTTGGGGATTTTGTGGCCCTGCAAAAGAACAATGCTCTCCAAAGGCGATCCCCCTATGTGGCTTTCAGCTTCATGTACATTTTGGTTGGGCTGACAGTAATTGGAGCTTTTCTGAACCTGGTGGTCCTGAGGTTCCTCACCGTAAGCTCAGATCAGCCTGATGTGAGGCCTGAGGCAGCGCGAGAGGAGCAGGCACCGCAGCCTAAAGACACGCGGGAGGACAGGGAGGTGTCGGACGCCGAAGCAGGAACTGCCGGGGTGAGATATGAAGACGGAAAAGATGGACGCAGCAGCCGGTGCAACCTGAGCCTGCCCATGGAGGGGGGCACCAGCTGTATGAGCCTCCTCCCTACTCCTACAGAGGACCGCGGGCCTTTGTCATCCGAACAGAGAGAGCACTCGAAGCTCCCTGAACCCAGCAGACTCGGAGCCCTGAtctcctgcctctgctgcgGCCTGGACGTTCACGACAGCCCCCCTCCGTCTCACTGTGACCAGGAGCGTGGCCACAGCAACCCCGTCTTTTACAACTCCATCTCCTACAGGGTGGACCGGGCCTCGTGCAGCTCCAGCACTGCGTCGTCACAGGCCTCCCCTAGTAGCGTGGCGCTCTGCCTGGGCAAGATCAATCCTCACACCAGGAGGAAGTCATTCTAA
- the LOC118309752 gene encoding opioid growth factor receptor-like protein 1, translating into MTPLSGLLRLATRVSVAAAWFVRGRLCPLVAWLWRRSRLFLASRVFTPAATYVHLAVGWRGERGSANEPEVTDGGDGVGETRVEEGRREAGPGTAGPGDTDGEEDAALYRADPADELYCGYDSTWEAEVSDERTLAGSWRPAAPRPYKFSRFENAARDMYNYRHDYPSQIRVQPWSQNVPSDDKPNLCFYLGKKPSLPDGVYIHNFHNDWYGNYDKLEYVHTYIQWLFPLQEPGMNNDASTLTKGEIEDFLANGTARENLLRSYELMLDFYGIMLCNEKTGEVKRASHWRDRFCNLNNHTHNNLRITRILKCLGTLGFPHYQAPLVHFFLMETLVRGELPNIKDSVLNYFVFAVLDKRERRNLVKFAYLNYDRKDEFVWCPRKIQMMWSGLSASEPGDGDKKDGYEL; encoded by the exons ATGACTCCGCTGTCGGGCCTGCTTCGCCTCGCCACACGCGTCTCCGTCGCGGCGGCCTGGTTCGTCCGCGGCCGGCTCTGTCCGCTGGTCGCGTGGCTGTGGCGCCGCAGCAGGCTCTTCTTGGCGTCGAGAGTGTTCACCCCCGCGGCCACGTACGTGCATTTGGCGGTGGGCTGGCGAGGGGAGCGCGGGAGCGCGAACGAGCCGGAGGTGAccgacggaggagacggagtCGGCGAGACCCGCGTCGAGGAGGGTCGACGCGAGGCCGGCCCGGGGACCGCGGGCCCCGGGGACACCGACGGGGAGGAAGACGCCGCGCTGTACCGAGCCGATCCCGCGGACGAGTTGTACTGTGGGTACGACTCAACCTGGGAGGCGGAAGTGAGCGACGAGCGCACCCTCGCGGGGAGCTGGCGTCCCGCGGCGCCCAGACCC TACAAGTTTAGCAGATTTGAAAATGCTGCGAGAGACATGTACAACTACAGGCACGACTACCCT TCGCAGATCAGGGTGCAACCCTGGAGCCAGAACGTGCCCTCT GACGACAAGCCTAATTTGTGTTTCTACCTCGGCAAGAAGCCCTCTTTACCTGACG GTGTCTACATACACAATTTCCACAACGATTGGTATGGAAACTACGACAAACTGGAGTATGTACACACTTATATTCAATG GTTGTTCCCACTGCAAGAACCTGGGATGAACAATGATGCCAGCACACTGACAAAAGGAGAAATTGAG GACTTTCTTGCAAACGGCACAGCGAGGGAAAACCTGCTGAGGTCGTACGAGCTGATGTTGGACTTCTATGGCATCATGTTGTGCAATGAGAAGACGGGAGAAGTCAAGAGAGCCTCACACTGGAGAGACAGATTCTGCAACCTGAACAA TCACACTCACAACAACCTGCGAATCACCCGCATCCTGAAGTGCCTAGGGACCCTGGGGTTTCCCCATTACCAAGCGCCCCTGGTCCACTTCTTCCTGATGGAGACTCTGGTCCGAGGGGAGCTGCCAAACATCAAAGACAGTGTCCTCAACTACTTTGTGTTCGCCGTCCTCGATAAGAGGGAACGCAGGAATCTCGTCAAGTTTGCCTACTTGAATTATGACCGTAAGGATGAGTTCGTGTGGTGCCCGCGGAAAATACAGATGATGTGGTCAGGGCTGTCGGCGTCCGAGCCAGGGGATGGAGATAAAAAAGACGGTTATGAATTATGA